In Candidatus Vicinibacter proximus, the following are encoded in one genomic region:
- a CDS encoding T9SS type A sorting domain-containing protein: protein MDQQVLVTNKPSNRQLVNVTIRPIILTSIFLYVKVSSNRHRFIFSILGRRIYQGMTVKVFPNPASYSISLSSEKEVGPTLIQILNLTGNIFYSELINGLKSHVIPCDQWPQGIYLIKILDAHQNIQTFKLMIAKQ, encoded by the coding sequence ATGGATCAACAGGTCTTAGTGACCAACAAACCATCCAACAGACAGCTGGTCAATGTTACCATACGACCAATCATTTTGACGAGCATTTTTCTTTATGTCAAGGTTTCCAGCAATCGGCACCGGTTTATATTCAGCATTTTGGGTCGCCGGATTTATCAAGGAATGACAGTTAAAGTTTTTCCTAATCCAGCCAGTTATTCCATCTCCTTAAGTTCAGAAAAGGAAGTTGGACCAACACTTATACAAATTTTGAATCTGACCGGGAATATTTTTTATTCAGAGCTGATAAATGGTTTAAAGTCTCATGTTATTCCGTGTGATCAATGGCCTCAAGGCATTTATTTGATTAAAATACTGGATGCACATCAAAATATTCAAACATTCAAACTAATGATTGCTAAACAATAA
- a CDS encoding porin family protein has product MKNIIILICFFGVQLVSTAQSSITIEAAQLITKFKFKDSDKTKLNKEYTGIFTNSYGVGYRYDLNNGLLFRLGLSMRNGGANLNYDDSEYSWRLKYFEPKLGVGYLYKLNKISPYLMVFGYFGYLVQGSQILNNEHFNIIESEQLKRSDFGLNFSPGVDIVLHDRISTNIEFNYLLGLSNLEKDTDQKSSNTALGLTLGLSFSISK; this is encoded by the coding sequence ATGAAAAATATAATTATACTAATTTGCTTTTTTGGTGTTCAGTTGGTTTCAACAGCTCAATCTTCCATTACCATAGAAGCCGCTCAACTCATTACCAAATTCAAATTTAAGGACAGCGATAAAACAAAACTGAACAAAGAGTATACAGGTATTTTTACCAATTCTTATGGTGTGGGGTATCGATATGATTTAAACAATGGCCTGCTGTTTCGCTTGGGATTAAGCATGAGAAATGGTGGTGCTAATCTGAATTATGATGACAGTGAATATTCCTGGCGCTTAAAATATTTTGAGCCGAAATTAGGGGTTGGCTATTTGTACAAATTAAACAAAATAAGCCCATACCTTATGGTGTTTGGCTATTTTGGATATTTAGTTCAAGGGTCACAAATTCTAAATAATGAACACTTCAATATTATAGAATCTGAGCAACTTAAGCGTTCAGATTTTGGGCTCAATTTTTCACCCGGCGTGGATATAGTACTCCATGATCGCATATCTACCAATATAGAATTTAACTATCTGCTGGGACTTTCAAATCTTGAAAAAGATACCGATCAGAAATCAAGCAATACGGCTCTTGGTCTTACACTTGGGCTTTCATTTTCAATTTCTAAATAA
- a CDS encoding T9SS type A sorting domain-containing protein — MHKIKFLLVALTLMYSCVSFAQPFAGKIGVGLDGIGGIALEFPNVTLTATAWQSVATGNNARTDAAGWPLEDFRVVFFDHRPTNAWNNAPDDPQKYVVDQSGTYTLSFTGQSNLSSWSDAPIQFLNKTYNAVTNTTNVDLVFPPGGGPNVNTLGNYGFLMVNFLQTNHSTGVAGVKNIRLMRPGYPHHSPQIFRTAYLNALSPFSTLRFMDFLKTNNSDRNYPNMQTWTQRQSLNAPRYVQGAPWEVIIALANYTAKDIWINIPVDADSMYVVELARLMKNTLRPELNIYLEYSNEVWNGSFTQYQYNFNAVLQSSEDADIRASTPWDDRRRARRVAKQVIKFGKIFENVMGVTVASRTKIRPVFAWQVGGWLPWYDDVLNWINQSYGPPKNFIYGIASAPYFNEGSAAANASPQQIINAMNANSDGNLAAIQTLAQFADQWKIKHLQYEGGPDNGGGSTVNVGNRILANRLPEMKTAVLHNYRDNWFSARANGTAPVGTNDLVNYFVMSAGVSRYGCWGATEDLDHIKNLSKPPKYDALCVLSGMCGNEPETSLLTPVNNARVPANIPVGISATATDPDGSIRKVEFFVGSVLIGVDSTFPYSVNWIPTDLGFHAVFAKSIDNDGKFTFDDPHVIEVVPNTTAVENHESPLQISLFPNPIQDELKLSFSAIPISGGRIELRDALGKLWKSLAIKEQHMQLDLSELANGIYFVTVILNHQKLTKKIIKSKN, encoded by the coding sequence ATGCATAAAATAAAATTCTTACTTGTAGCTCTCACCTTGATGTATTCCTGTGTGAGTTTTGCGCAACCCTTTGCAGGCAAAATTGGGGTGGGACTGGATGGTATAGGTGGCATTGCGCTGGAATTTCCCAATGTAACATTGACCGCCACTGCCTGGCAGAGTGTAGCGACCGGAAACAATGCGAGGACCGATGCAGCCGGCTGGCCGCTGGAAGATTTCAGGGTTGTGTTCTTTGATCACCGCCCTACCAATGCCTGGAACAACGCGCCGGACGATCCTCAGAAATATGTGGTGGACCAAAGTGGTACCTATACACTTAGCTTTACAGGGCAATCCAACTTATCTTCCTGGAGTGATGCGCCCATCCAGTTTTTGAATAAAACTTATAATGCCGTTACGAATACCACCAATGTGGACCTAGTTTTTCCACCGGGTGGCGGACCTAATGTAAATACACTGGGAAATTACGGATTTCTGATGGTCAACTTTCTCCAGACGAATCATTCCACAGGAGTAGCCGGTGTAAAAAATATCCGACTGATGCGTCCCGGTTATCCGCACCACAGTCCTCAGATCTTCCGAACCGCCTATCTGAATGCCTTGAGTCCATTCAGTACCCTTAGGTTTATGGACTTTCTAAAAACCAACAACAGCGACCGCAACTATCCCAACATGCAAACCTGGACTCAGAGACAATCCCTCAATGCACCTCGTTATGTGCAGGGCGCTCCCTGGGAAGTCATCATCGCCCTGGCAAACTATACGGCCAAAGACATCTGGATCAATATTCCGGTGGACGCGGACAGTATGTATGTGGTCGAACTCGCAAGGTTGATGAAGAATACCTTGCGACCTGAACTCAATATTTATCTGGAATACAGCAATGAAGTATGGAATGGCAGTTTTACACAGTATCAATATAATTTCAATGCAGTGCTGCAATCCTCCGAAGATGCAGACATCAGGGCCAGCACTCCCTGGGATGACCGCAGGCGAGCCAGAAGGGTTGCCAAACAAGTGATCAAATTTGGAAAAATATTTGAAAACGTCATGGGGGTAACCGTAGCCTCAAGAACTAAAATACGGCCGGTATTTGCCTGGCAGGTGGGCGGTTGGCTTCCCTGGTATGATGATGTGTTGAACTGGATCAACCAAAGCTACGGTCCACCCAAAAACTTTATTTATGGGATCGCATCTGCACCCTATTTTAATGAGGGATCTGCAGCTGCCAATGCCAGTCCGCAGCAAATCATAAACGCTATGAATGCCAACAGCGACGGTAATTTAGCCGCAATTCAGACCCTGGCACAGTTTGCAGATCAATGGAAAATCAAACATCTGCAATATGAAGGAGGCCCTGACAATGGCGGTGGAAGTACCGTCAACGTAGGAAACAGGATTCTCGCCAATCGACTTCCTGAAATGAAAACAGCTGTATTGCACAATTACCGCGACAATTGGTTTTCCGCCAGGGCCAATGGAACAGCACCGGTAGGAACCAACGATCTGGTGAATTATTTTGTCATGAGTGCCGGCGTAAGCCGCTACGGCTGCTGGGGTGCAACCGAGGACCTTGATCACATCAAAAATTTATCAAAGCCCCCCAAGTACGATGCCCTCTGTGTGCTATCCGGTATGTGTGGCAATGAGCCGGAGACTTCACTGCTTACTCCTGTAAACAATGCAAGGGTACCTGCAAATATTCCGGTGGGCATTTCTGCAACTGCGACCGACCCGGATGGAAGTATTAGAAAAGTGGAATTTTTTGTGGGTTCTGTTTTGATTGGGGTCGACAGCACCTTTCCATATTCGGTCAATTGGATTCCAACAGATTTAGGATTTCATGCAGTGTTCGCAAAGTCCATAGACAATGATGGTAAATTTACCTTTGATGACCCACATGTAATTGAGGTTGTACCCAACACAACTGCTGTTGAAAACCACGAAAGCCCTCTTCAAATCAGCCTGTTTCCTAATCCTATTCAGGATGAACTAAAACTCAGCTTTTCTGCCATCCCCATTTCAGGAGGCCGCATTGAATTAAGAGATGCCCTGGGAAAATTATGGAAATCTTTAGCGATTAAAGAACAGCACATGCAACTTGACCTTAGCGAACTGGCCAATGGCATATACTTTGTCACCGTAATTTTAAATCATCAAAAACTGACGAAAAAAATTATTAAATCTAAAAATTAA
- a CDS encoding glycosyltransferase family 39 protein translates to MAIVLSISYNRTFRIFTASMIALLLIPTLVQDGMFLDGITYSTISRNMANGIGSFWHPHYTETLYPHFNEHPPLIFIIQTFFFKFLGDSFVTERLFCLVISILNVIGISKCWRLIHKQTEYEVIEWLPVFLMFTVPLVSWSYKNNLLENTLSCFTIFAIFFILKSILEQRLVYLIFASAFIDLAFLSKGFVGIFPFAFPIFYALIFKEWRNSIYTFLYLVIFTFLFLMLLLILFPDLKTNLTNYFNEQLLPALKNKREITTGNRFSIIGKLFTEIAFPILALILFSLLQRKNNFKVDLNIYRKSLLFLSTAFSASCPLIISLKQRNFYLIPSIPFFVLAISIIIVPILKIYLEKINFGHLKIVRFTSFAICAIVLAFSIINFGKPSRDHAKLEDIYRISASIPKGTILAATKDLCYDWSLIAYLYRIGYLSLDCTNDHDYILSEIHNHDTLAPQGYEYLDLELIKYRLLKRVQF, encoded by the coding sequence GTGGCAATAGTTCTCTCAATTAGTTATAATAGAACCTTCAGGATTTTTACTGCATCTATGATTGCATTGTTATTGATACCTACCTTGGTTCAGGATGGAATGTTTTTAGATGGTATCACTTATAGTACAATTTCCAGAAATATGGCAAACGGTATTGGTAGTTTTTGGCATCCCCATTACACAGAAACATTATATCCCCATTTTAATGAACACCCCCCCCTTATATTTATAATTCAAACTTTTTTCTTTAAATTTTTGGGAGATTCATTTGTTACAGAAAGATTATTTTGTTTGGTGATATCAATTTTAAACGTAATCGGAATATCAAAATGTTGGAGATTAATACACAAGCAAACAGAATATGAAGTCATTGAGTGGTTACCTGTATTTTTAATGTTTACTGTACCGTTGGTTTCTTGGTCTTATAAAAATAATTTACTGGAAAACACCTTGAGTTGTTTCACAATTTTTGCAATTTTCTTTATATTAAAATCAATCCTTGAACAAAGATTGGTTTACTTGATTTTCGCCTCCGCCTTTATTGACTTGGCATTTCTTTCAAAGGGTTTTGTTGGAATATTTCCATTTGCATTTCCAATATTTTATGCACTAATTTTTAAGGAATGGCGGAATTCAATCTACACTTTTCTTTACTTGGTGATATTTACCTTTTTATTTTTAATGTTATTGCTTATTTTATTTCCTGATTTAAAAACAAATTTGACAAATTATTTTAATGAGCAACTCTTACCAGCATTAAAAAATAAAAGAGAAATTACAACTGGAAATCGGTTTTCCATTATAGGAAAACTTTTTACAGAAATTGCTTTTCCAATATTGGCACTAATTTTATTTAGTTTGTTACAGAGAAAAAATAATTTTAAAGTTGACCTAAATATTTATAGAAAATCCTTATTATTTTTGTCTACAGCATTTTCTGCTTCTTGCCCATTGATCATTTCACTAAAGCAAAGGAATTTTTACCTCATTCCATCTATACCATTTTTTGTTTTGGCCATAAGCATAATAATTGTACCTATTCTTAAAATATATTTGGAAAAAATAAATTTCGGGCATTTAAAAATAGTAAGGTTCACCTCATTTGCAATTTGTGCCATTGTTCTGGCATTTTCAATTATAAACTTTGGGAAACCTTCAAGAGATCATGCTAAATTGGAGGATATTTATCGTATTTCAGCATCAATTCCTAAAGGTACAATACTGGCCGCAACAAAAGATTTATGCTATGACTGGAGTCTAATAGCCTATTTGTATCGCATTGGCTATTTAAGTCTTGATTGCACCAATGACCATGATTACATTTTATCGGAGATACACAATCATGACACTTTGGCGCCACAAGGTTATGAATATTTGGATCTTGAATTAATAAAATATCGACTGTTGAAGCGAGTACAATTTTAA
- a CDS encoding MCE family protein, protein MEKTIRQNIRLGILVIAGTALFILTVYLIGNRQRLFGNTLTISAYFKNINGLILGNSVRYSGVDAGTVNAIEMMQDKSIRVEMAIDKNIMKFITKDAVATIGSDGLVGNMIVNIIPGKDSEPPVVSGDTITTFSRTSTDDLLNTFNVTNDNAAKLSANLLKITEEILNGEGVLGTLLKDPKITSDLKETLNNLKTTSRMTTESMTTFNNLLHSLQKKNSVVGVLQDSLVASQIKGTVSQVQNSVGKLDQVLENLNATILNLKDGKGSINYLSNDPKLVNKIDRAVTNLDSTLRQTHKAGKLLNENLEALKHNIFFRGYFKKQEKAEEKEK, encoded by the coding sequence ATGGAAAAAACAATTAGACAAAATATTCGCTTGGGAATTCTGGTCATCGCCGGAACAGCCCTGTTTATACTTACTGTTTACCTGATTGGCAACCGCCAGCGGTTGTTTGGCAACACTTTAACCATCAGTGCTTATTTCAAAAATATCAATGGACTGATTCTAGGCAACTCTGTCCGTTATTCCGGTGTCGATGCCGGTACTGTGAATGCCATTGAGATGATGCAGGACAAATCCATCCGGGTGGAAATGGCCATCGATAAAAACATCATGAAGTTTATTACTAAAGATGCAGTAGCCACTATCGGATCCGATGGATTGGTAGGAAACATGATCGTCAACATTATCCCCGGCAAAGATTCAGAACCGCCGGTAGTTTCGGGAGACACCATTACTACGTTCAGCCGCACCAGTACTGATGATTTGTTAAATACCTTCAATGTGACCAATGACAATGCTGCAAAACTATCAGCCAACCTGTTGAAAATTACCGAAGAAATCCTGAATGGAGAAGGTGTGTTAGGCACCTTGTTGAAAGATCCCAAAATAACCAGCGACTTAAAAGAAACACTCAATAATCTTAAGACCACCAGTCGCATGACCACTGAATCCATGACGACCTTTAACAATCTGCTGCATTCCCTTCAAAAAAAGAATTCTGTGGTGGGCGTTCTGCAGGACAGTCTGGTGGCAAGTCAGATCAAAGGAACGGTATCACAAGTTCAAAACTCGGTCGGCAAACTGGACCAGGTATTGGAAAATCTGAATGCCACTATCTTAAACCTTAAGGACGGCAAGGGAAGTATCAACTACTTATCCAATGACCCTAAATTGGTGAACAAAATCGACCGCGCGGTTACCAATTTAGATTCTACTTTGCGACAAACTCATAAAGCAGGAAAGCTATTGAATGAAAATCTCGAAGCGCTCAAACACAACATTTTCTTCAGAGGCTACTTCAAGAAGCAGGAAAAAGCGGAGGAGAAGGAAAAATAG
- a CDS encoding ATP-binding cassette domain-containing protein encodes MNKFQLAGKKVVEIRDLKKSYGNNHVMNGFNMDLYEGENLVIMGKSGSGKSVMIKCLIGLEEHDSGTILVMGQNIEELDQEEFNELRTEVGFLFQGSALYDSMTVRENLEFPLRRHTKKFGELKDTTPLVTEALKSVGLEHTMRLMPNELSGGMKRRIALARTLILRPKIILYDEPTTGLDPITSKEIVLLMKSIQTEYNTSSIIITHDVDCARVISDRMILLVDGINYAEGTFEELYVSEDPKVKAFFK; translated from the coding sequence ATGAATAAATTTCAGCTGGCCGGGAAAAAAGTGGTAGAGATCAGAGACCTCAAAAAATCATATGGCAATAACCATGTGATGAATGGGTTTAACATGGATCTGTACGAAGGGGAGAATCTCGTGATCATGGGGAAGTCGGGATCCGGAAAATCCGTTATGATAAAATGCCTTATTGGACTTGAGGAACACGACAGCGGCACCATCCTGGTGATGGGTCAGAACATTGAAGAACTGGATCAGGAAGAATTCAACGAGTTACGAACAGAAGTGGGATTTTTGTTTCAGGGAAGTGCCTTGTATGATTCTATGACCGTCCGGGAAAATCTGGAGTTTCCACTGAGAAGACACACTAAGAAATTCGGCGAATTAAAAGACACCACCCCCTTGGTCACGGAGGCTTTAAAAAGTGTAGGTTTGGAACATACCATGCGACTCATGCCCAACGAACTTTCCGGTGGTATGAAAAGAAGAATCGCCCTGGCCCGCACGCTGATACTCAGACCTAAGATCATTCTGTACGATGAACCTACAACCGGATTGGACCCCATCACGTCGAAAGAAATTGTCCTGCTGATGAAATCCATTCAAACGGAATACAACACCTCCTCCATCATCATCACCCATGATGTGGATTGTGCCAGAGTAATATCTGACCGGATGATCTTGCTGGTGGATGGAATTAATTATGCCGAAGGCACTTTTGAAGAATTGTATGTTTCAGAAGATCCTAAGGTGAAAGCCTTTTTCAAATAG
- a CDS encoding ABC transporter permease gives MAFFDNIFKSVTPILQEVGEMSYFAARFFKECFNRPFEWKEFIRQCYNMGNKSFLLVSVTGFIIGLVFTLQSRPTLQEFGAVSWMPLMVGVSIVREIGPIITALICAGRIGSGIGAELGSMRVTEQIDAMEVSGTNPFKYLVVTRILATTFMLPLLVILSDGIALYGSFIVENVKGNVSFTLYFNSMFQSLEFSDLMPATIKSFFFGFAIGLVGCYMGYNCKNGTAGVGVAANSAVVYTSLLLFIIDFVVVLVTGIFDDLK, from the coding sequence ATGGCATTTTTCGACAACATATTCAAGTCAGTTACCCCTATCCTTCAGGAAGTCGGAGAGATGTCCTATTTCGCAGCACGTTTTTTTAAAGAATGTTTTAACAGGCCGTTTGAATGGAAGGAGTTTATCCGTCAGTGTTACAACATGGGGAACAAATCTTTTTTACTGGTGAGCGTAACCGGGTTTATCATAGGTTTGGTATTTACCTTACAGTCGCGTCCGACCTTGCAAGAATTTGGCGCCGTCTCCTGGATGCCCTTGATGGTGGGTGTTTCCATCGTGCGTGAGATTGGGCCTATTATCACAGCTTTAATTTGTGCTGGTCGAATTGGTTCAGGAATTGGTGCGGAGTTGGGTTCTATGCGTGTCACGGAGCAAATTGACGCAATGGAAGTATCAGGTACCAATCCTTTCAAATATCTTGTGGTTACCAGAATTCTTGCTACAACTTTCATGCTCCCTCTGTTGGTCATCCTCAGTGACGGCATTGCCCTTTATGGATCATTTATCGTTGAAAACGTGAAGGGAAATGTTTCCTTTACTTTGTATTTCAATTCCATGTTTCAAAGTTTGGAATTCAGTGATCTGATGCCTGCCACCATTAAATCTTTCTTCTTTGGTTTTGCCATAGGGTTGGTGGGATGTTACATGGGTTACAATTGCAAGAACGGAACGGCAGGAGTTGGAGTGGCTGCCAATTCAGCGGTGGTGTATACCTCCTTATTATTGTTTATCATTGATTTTGTGGTGGTTTTGGTCACCGGTATTTTTGACGATCTGAAGTAG
- a CDS encoding DUF2520 domain-containing protein: MIRNVVMIGTGKLAQALSPVLLENGIHILQFFSRELTHAQNLADQFKTDYTNNWNELNREADLYIICVKDDVISEVSEEMSKQLDHTANICHTSGSRGIEAISKYFTERACMWPMQSFTFQSKIIWSEVPIFLSGTDSLLNEIEVVCKKLSNKTYRIDEEKKKWVHVAAVFANNFSNYNLSITEKILNSCGVPLEVMEPMMQNMIRNVFTIGPGNTQSGPANRGDRKTMEMQQKMLADKFPEYENLYHLFSEIILQKK; this comes from the coding sequence ATGATCCGTAATGTGGTCATGATCGGTACCGGAAAATTAGCCCAGGCATTGAGCCCTGTACTGTTGGAAAATGGCATTCACATTTTACAATTTTTTTCCAGAGAACTTACCCACGCTCAAAATCTTGCCGATCAATTTAAAACTGATTATACAAATAATTGGAATGAACTCAATAGAGAAGCAGATTTATACATCATTTGTGTAAAGGACGATGTGATATCCGAAGTTAGTGAAGAAATGAGCAAGCAATTGGATCACACTGCAAACATATGTCATACATCCGGCTCAAGAGGAATAGAGGCCATTTCAAAATATTTTACAGAAAGGGCATGCATGTGGCCAATGCAAAGCTTTACATTTCAATCCAAAATAATCTGGTCCGAAGTACCGATATTTTTAAGCGGCACAGATTCACTATTGAATGAAATTGAAGTGGTGTGTAAAAAATTAAGCAACAAAACTTATCGCATTGATGAGGAGAAAAAAAAGTGGGTGCATGTGGCTGCTGTATTTGCGAATAATTTCAGCAATTACAATTTAAGCATCACTGAAAAAATACTTAACTCCTGTGGAGTTCCACTGGAGGTGATGGAACCGATGATGCAGAACATGATCCGGAATGTATTCACCATCGGACCCGGGAATACTCAGTCAGGACCTGCCAACCGCGGTGACCGGAAAACCATGGAGATGCAACAAAAAATGTTGGCAGACAAATTTCCTGAATATGAAAATTTGTACCATCTCTTTTCTGAAATAATCCTTCAAAAAAAATAA
- the ccsA gene encoding cytochrome c biogenesis protein CcsA — translation MTEVQYVGEHLWVQHLGHLFILTSFYSAIYLVLMAYLYYHEKKDNRPVWMRWIKIGLIVHSTALLGIIGTMLFMMSNHFYEFHYVWEHVSDELPMRYILSAFWEGQEGSFLLWMFWNAVMAWLLLRKKNAFTVSNLGILFAVQAILMSMILGVYFFGARIGSNPFLLLRETMDIPLFKKADYVSLIKGNGMNPLLQNYWMLIHPPTLFFGFASTVIPFCYALSSLFLKKYEQWLRPCLPWSQLSGAVLGLGILMGGAWAYEALSFGGYWAWDPVENMSLVPWLVLVGGIHTHLIALNTRYSIKATLIFYFLSFGLVIYSTYLTRSGVLGDTSVHAFTGLGLGWQLVFFIFISIVLPFYFFFRNKKEIHSFDQEEKLPSREFWMFIGALTFLFSAGLICFSTSIPVYNKLLDFFGSVTGLSLDSYHKSAPVDVVAHHNRFQLWIGLLIGLLSGFSIFLKYLGLQRDGLRKNFWIQILFGIGLSALLTYLVLYQLSNHSYPIAALLFASWFCLISSTQYLIFIIGMNPKAYTPLISHMGFGLLLMGILFTGLNKRNIAPDEFFQEDMMLNGMDSEANKHYLLIKNQEKFAKPYWINYEQDTMMGTIREYKLKFVQTDSAGSRLDSFQVYPEIQYDNKLTKVAASNPSIKRYLSKDIFTLIAQIPAVQMDAEAARKAEDSLQYTQHKLKLGDTVFGKSHYFLLNEVNFNYAPEGFETKAGDLKIGATITVGGTDTTDKKVIQTGILFRDNMVYRFPGNTDGGGVRIQIPDSAYEVYFPDLGQLKFQHLELKEGESKNIGQGYVFRLEGFDKSPKSPLYQAQENDIAVAANIKLSKENSAVELKPIYLIRDNAIIPIPDRKADPGVSVQFSKINPETGLMSFEIAFHPAAEAFPLEITESGPRTDYIVMETIEFPGINLVWLGSLMMVGGLAIGAWQRKQKPNA, via the coding sequence ATGACGGAGGTTCAATATGTGGGAGAGCATCTTTGGGTGCAACATCTGGGTCATTTATTTATACTCACCAGTTTTTACTCAGCCATTTACCTGGTTTTGATGGCGTACCTATACTACCATGAAAAAAAGGACAACAGACCTGTTTGGATGCGTTGGATCAAAATCGGACTGATTGTCCACAGCACGGCACTTCTAGGCATCATTGGAACGATGCTTTTCATGATGTCGAATCATTTTTATGAATTTCATTATGTATGGGAACATGTTTCTGACGAACTGCCCATGAGATATATCCTTTCTGCCTTTTGGGAGGGTCAGGAAGGATCGTTTTTATTGTGGATGTTTTGGAATGCGGTCATGGCATGGTTGCTCCTGAGAAAAAAGAACGCTTTTACAGTCAGTAATCTTGGAATTTTGTTTGCTGTTCAGGCCATTCTCATGAGCATGATTCTCGGGGTCTATTTTTTTGGTGCAAGAATTGGTTCCAATCCATTTTTGTTGTTGCGGGAAACCATGGATATTCCTTTGTTTAAAAAAGCAGACTATGTCTCCCTGATCAAAGGAAACGGTATGAATCCATTGCTTCAAAACTACTGGATGCTGATTCACCCGCCCACCTTGTTTTTTGGTTTCGCTTCGACGGTAATTCCATTTTGCTATGCTTTATCCTCTCTATTCTTAAAAAAATATGAGCAATGGCTCAGACCATGTCTGCCCTGGAGTCAACTCTCCGGAGCGGTATTGGGTTTAGGGATTTTGATGGGTGGTGCCTGGGCTTATGAGGCTTTGAGTTTTGGCGGTTACTGGGCATGGGATCCAGTGGAAAACATGTCTCTGGTGCCCTGGCTGGTATTGGTAGGCGGAATTCATACTCACTTGATAGCCTTGAATACACGCTATTCCATTAAAGCGACGCTGATCTTTTATTTTCTGTCCTTTGGTCTGGTTATCTATTCCACTTATCTCACACGAAGTGGGGTACTGGGAGATACTTCTGTTCATGCATTTACCGGATTAGGTTTGGGTTGGCAACTGGTTTTTTTTATTTTTATCAGCATCGTTTTGCCTTTTTATTTTTTCTTTAGAAATAAGAAGGAAATACACAGTTTTGATCAGGAAGAAAAACTTCCTTCACGTGAATTTTGGATGTTTATTGGCGCATTAACTTTTTTATTCAGTGCCGGACTAATTTGTTTCTCCACTTCTATACCAGTCTACAATAAACTACTCGACTTTTTTGGTTCTGTTACCGGGCTTTCTTTAGATTCCTATCACAAAAGTGCACCGGTAGATGTAGTCGCGCACCACAACAGATTTCAATTGTGGATTGGTTTGTTGATTGGATTGTTGTCGGGCTTTTCTATTTTTTTAAAATATCTGGGATTGCAGCGTGATGGACTTCGAAAAAATTTCTGGATACAGATATTATTTGGAATTGGATTAAGTGCTTTGCTTACATACCTTGTTTTGTATCAATTGTCCAATCATTCTTATCCGATAGCTGCACTACTTTTTGCGTCCTGGTTTTGTCTGATCAGTTCAACACAATATTTGATATTTATTATCGGTATGAACCCCAAGGCTTATACGCCTTTGATTTCACATATGGGTTTTGGTCTTTTGTTGATGGGTATTTTATTTACAGGACTCAACAAACGCAACATCGCACCGGACGAATTTTTTCAGGAGGATATGATGTTGAATGGAATGGATTCTGAAGCCAACAAACACTATTTGCTGATCAAAAATCAGGAGAAGTTTGCTAAACCTTACTGGATCAATTATGAGCAGGATACCATGATGGGTACCATTCGGGAATACAAATTAAAATTTGTACAAACTGATAGTGCAGGTTCCAGACTGGATTCCTTTCAAGTTTATCCAGAAATACAATACGACAATAAACTTACCAAAGTAGCTGCCTCCAATCCTTCCATTAAGCGCTATTTGTCAAAAGATATCTTCACCCTGATTGCTCAGATTCCTGCGGTACAAATGGATGCGGAAGCTGCGCGGAAGGCCGAAGACAGTCTGCAATACACACAACATAAATTGAAATTGGGGGATACTGTTTTTGGCAAAAGCCACTATTTTCTTTTGAATGAAGTGAATTTTAATTATGCTCCGGAAGGGTTTGAAACAAAAGCAGGAGATTTGAAAATTGGCGCAACGATTACCGTTGGGGGAACAGATACCACGGATAAGAAAGTGATTCAGACAGGGATTCTCTTTAGAGATAATATGGTCTATCGATTTCCCGGAAATACAGATGGCGGTGGGGTAAGAATTCAGATTCCTGACTCTGCTTATGAAGTTTATTTTCCGGATTTAGGCCAATTGAAATTTCAACATCTCGAACTCAAAGAAGGCGAAAGTAAAAATATCGGACAAGGATATGTATTTCGTCTGGAAGGATTTGACAAATCGCCTAAGAGTCCTTTGTATCAGGCGCAGGAAAATGATATTGCAGTGGCTGCCAATATTAAATTGAGTAAAGAAAACTCTGCTGTAGAATTAAAACCAATTTATCTCATCAGGGACAATGCTATTATTCCGATTCCGGATAGAAAAGCGGATCCGGGTGTGAGTGTTCAGTTTTCCAAAATCAATCCGGAGACCGGCTTAATGAGTTTTGAAATTGCATTCCATCCAGCAGCTGAAGCATTTCCTTTGGAGATCACTGAAAGTGGTCCAAGAACCGACTACATTGTCATGGAGACCATCGAATTTCCAGGTATAAATCTGGTCTGGCTGGGGAGTTTGATGATGGTTGGTGGTTTGGCCATTGGAGCCTGGCAAAGAAAACAAAAACCCAATGCCTGA